In Nocardioides cavernae, a single genomic region encodes these proteins:
- a CDS encoding sensor histidine kinase, with amino-acid sequence MASTAGPARLTRNALLQVLLAVPTLLALVLTVVGGATALLVVGIPIVLVGLPMLRWIADRHRSMAAEALGHPVPAERRPVDGQPVLRRLRTWAADPMSWRELAWAVVSTTVGFAISLTVVLLAVLIVTLVLWWFATPQLMMLRSRLDARLLSRGSHQLLEERVAVLTETRAERVEDSAAELRRIERDLHDGAQARLVALRMHLGLAQELVETDPTAARTLLAEAAATTGAALGDIRDVVRGIHPPVLADRGLAGAVEAIALDLAVPVQVTPDLPARLPAPVESAAYFAVVECLANVGKHADAEHAWVELRHVDDLLTVVVGDDGRGGADPAAGSGLRGVARRLAALDGTVRVSSPSGGPTLVTLEVPCSSSSPRTTPSSGTA; translated from the coding sequence ATGGCAAGCACGGCGGGACCTGCGCGGCTGACGCGCAACGCACTGCTCCAGGTGCTGCTCGCCGTCCCGACGCTGCTGGCCCTGGTGCTCACGGTCGTCGGTGGGGCGACGGCGCTGCTGGTGGTGGGGATCCCGATCGTTCTCGTGGGGCTGCCGATGCTGCGCTGGATCGCCGACCGGCACCGCTCGATGGCCGCCGAGGCCCTCGGGCACCCTGTCCCGGCCGAGCGCCGTCCGGTGGACGGGCAGCCAGTGCTGCGCCGCCTGCGGACCTGGGCCGCCGACCCGATGTCGTGGCGGGAGCTCGCGTGGGCCGTCGTCTCGACGACGGTCGGGTTCGCGATCTCGCTGACCGTGGTGCTGCTGGCGGTGCTCATCGTGACGCTGGTGCTGTGGTGGTTCGCGACGCCGCAGCTGATGATGCTCCGCAGCCGGCTCGACGCCCGCCTGCTGAGCCGGGGCAGCCACCAGCTGCTCGAGGAGCGGGTCGCCGTGCTGACCGAGACCCGGGCCGAGCGCGTCGAGGACTCCGCCGCCGAGCTGAGGCGCATCGAGCGCGACCTCCACGACGGCGCCCAGGCCCGGCTGGTGGCCCTGCGGATGCACCTCGGCCTCGCCCAGGAGCTCGTGGAGACGGACCCGACGGCCGCACGGACGCTGCTCGCCGAGGCAGCGGCCACGACCGGTGCCGCGCTCGGCGACATCCGCGACGTCGTCCGCGGCATCCACCCGCCGGTGCTGGCCGACCGCGGCCTCGCGGGTGCCGTGGAGGCGATCGCCCTGGACCTCGCGGTGCCCGTCCAGGTCACCCCGGACCTCCCGGCCCGCCTGCCCGCGCCGGTGGAGTCGGCGGCCTACTTCGCGGTCGTGGAGTGCCTGGCCAACGTCGGCAAGCACGCCGACGCCGAGCACGCCTGGGTGGAGCTCCGCCACGTCGACGACCTGCTCACCGTGGTGGTCGGCGACGACGGCCGGGGCGGCGCCGACCCGGCCGCCGGGTCGGGCCTGCGCGGGGTCGCGCGGCGGCTGGCGGCGCTCGACGGCACCGTGAGAGTCTCGAGCCCGTCGGGTGGACCGACGCTCGTGACCCTGGAGGTGCCGTGCAGCTCGTCCTCGCCGAGGACAACGCCCTCCTCCGGGACGGCCTGA
- a CDS encoding LuxR C-terminal-related transcriptional regulator, with product MQLVLAEDNALLRDGLTRILEAHDLTIRHSVANAPELEVALADPEVDAAVVDVRLPPTLTDEGLRAAIAVRAARPGFPVLVLSQWVEHLYARELLASGEGGVGYLLKDRVGDIRDFVDAVRRVAGGGTVLDPEVVAALMARPRARAVDRLSPREREVLALMAEGRSNAAIAARLVITEKSVDKHASGIFTKLDLPLAPDDNRRVLAVLAWLD from the coding sequence GTGCAGCTCGTCCTCGCCGAGGACAACGCCCTCCTCCGGGACGGCCTGACCCGGATCCTCGAGGCGCACGACCTCACGATCCGGCACTCCGTCGCCAACGCGCCCGAGCTCGAGGTCGCGCTGGCGGACCCGGAGGTCGACGCCGCGGTCGTCGACGTACGCCTGCCTCCGACGCTGACCGACGAGGGCCTGCGCGCCGCCATCGCGGTGCGCGCCGCTCGTCCCGGCTTCCCCGTCCTGGTGCTCTCCCAGTGGGTCGAGCACCTCTACGCCCGCGAGCTGCTGGCCAGCGGCGAGGGTGGGGTGGGCTACCTCCTGAAGGACCGGGTCGGCGACATCCGTGACTTCGTCGACGCCGTACGACGGGTCGCCGGTGGCGGCACCGTCCTGGACCCCGAGGTGGTCGCCGCGCTCATGGCCCGGCCGCGCGCCCGGGCCGTCGACCGCCTCTCGCCGCGCGAGCGGGAGGTGCTCGCGCTGATGGCCGAGGGCCGGTCCAACGCCGCCATCGCGGCGCGGCTGGTGATCACCGAGAAGTCCGTCGACAAGCACGCCAGCGGGATCTTCACCAAGCTCGACCTGCCGCTCGCGCCCGACGACAACCGTCGGGTGCTCGCGGTGCTGGCCTGGTTGGACTGA
- a CDS encoding catalase, which produces MARRTTTSKDRTGEGGELHQAPTKGQVMTTAQGVPMGDDQNSLKVGERGPTLLEDFAMREKIFHFDHERIPERVVHARGYGAHGYLECLDPVTDLTRAAPFARKGKRTEAFVRFSTVAGNLGSFDLARDVRGFAVKLYTDEGNWDLVGNNIPVFFIQDAMKFPDLVHAVKEEQDRGWPQAQSAHDTFWDFISLMPESTHMTLWQMSDRAIPRSFRFMEGFGVHTFRFVNADGESTFVKFHWKPRQGLQSVVWNEAVKINGADPDFHRRDLYAAIEAGDFPQWDLGVQVFDEAFAEEFEFDVLDATKIIPEEQVPVRTIARLTLDRVASNVFAETEQVAFCTQNIVPGIDFSDDPLLQGRNFSYLDTQLKRLGGPNFTQIPINAPRCPVAHFQRDGHMQMSRQEGRANYEPNSLSGDERGPRADVDNGYTSVPREEGGQVRRVRSETFADHYSQARQFWISQTDVEQQHIVAAYAFELGKCELPAIRTRMLGNLRNVHEDLAQGVADELGMPLPEANPAAVEPRTDLPESPALSILLNGPDSFAGRKLGVLVTAGSDGALVKALEEAFTEAGALVEYVAPAAGPLKLKGGRKLVPDHAVVGAPSVLFDAVAVVPSADGAQQLAERKTARDFVDDAFAHQKFLGWSADAQALLDAAGVTPDDGCPELTTGSVTDFLEQCAALRHWERPVQD; this is translated from the coding sequence ATGGCGCGCAGGACGACCACGTCGAAGGACCGGACCGGCGAGGGTGGTGAGCTCCACCAGGCGCCGACCAAGGGCCAGGTGATGACCACCGCCCAGGGCGTCCCGATGGGCGACGACCAGAACTCGCTGAAGGTCGGCGAGCGGGGCCCGACCCTGCTCGAGGACTTCGCGATGCGGGAGAAGATCTTCCACTTCGACCACGAGCGGATCCCGGAGCGGGTGGTCCACGCCCGCGGCTACGGCGCGCACGGCTACCTCGAGTGCCTCGACCCGGTCACCGACCTGACCCGGGCCGCGCCGTTCGCGCGGAAGGGCAAGCGCACCGAGGCGTTCGTCCGCTTCTCCACCGTCGCCGGCAACCTGGGCTCCTTCGACCTCGCCCGCGACGTGCGCGGCTTCGCGGTGAAGCTCTACACCGACGAGGGCAACTGGGACCTCGTCGGCAACAACATCCCGGTGTTCTTCATCCAGGACGCGATGAAGTTCCCCGACCTCGTCCACGCGGTCAAGGAGGAGCAGGACCGTGGCTGGCCACAGGCGCAGAGCGCCCACGACACGTTCTGGGACTTCATCTCCCTGATGCCGGAGTCGACCCACATGACCCTGTGGCAGATGTCGGACCGGGCCATCCCGCGCTCGTTCCGCTTCATGGAGGGCTTCGGCGTCCACACCTTCCGCTTCGTGAACGCCGACGGCGAGTCGACGTTCGTGAAGTTCCACTGGAAGCCGCGGCAGGGCCTGCAGTCGGTGGTGTGGAACGAGGCGGTGAAGATCAACGGCGCCGACCCGGACTTCCACCGGCGCGACCTCTACGCCGCGATCGAGGCCGGCGACTTCCCGCAGTGGGACCTCGGCGTGCAGGTCTTCGACGAGGCGTTCGCCGAGGAGTTCGAGTTCGACGTCCTCGACGCGACCAAGATCATCCCCGAGGAGCAGGTGCCGGTGCGGACCATCGCCCGGCTGACCCTGGACCGGGTGGCGAGCAACGTCTTCGCCGAGACCGAGCAGGTCGCCTTCTGCACCCAGAACATCGTGCCGGGCATCGACTTCAGCGACGACCCGCTGCTCCAGGGCCGCAACTTCTCCTACCTCGACACCCAGCTGAAGCGGCTCGGCGGCCCCAACTTCACGCAGATCCCGATCAACGCACCGCGCTGCCCGGTCGCGCACTTCCAGCGCGACGGCCACATGCAGATGTCGCGGCAGGAGGGGCGTGCCAACTACGAGCCCAACTCCCTCAGCGGCGACGAGCGCGGCCCGCGCGCCGACGTCGACAACGGCTACACCTCGGTGCCGCGGGAGGAGGGTGGGCAGGTACGTCGCGTCCGCTCGGAGACCTTCGCCGACCACTACAGCCAGGCGCGCCAGTTCTGGATCAGCCAGACCGACGTCGAGCAGCAGCACATCGTCGCGGCCTACGCCTTCGAGCTCGGCAAGTGCGAGCTGCCGGCCATCCGCACCCGCATGCTCGGCAACCTCCGCAACGTCCACGAGGACCTCGCGCAGGGCGTCGCCGACGAGCTCGGCATGCCGCTTCCCGAGGCCAACCCGGCGGCCGTCGAGCCGCGCACCGACCTGCCCGAGTCGCCCGCGCTCAGCATCCTGCTCAACGGTCCCGACTCCTTCGCCGGCCGCAAGCTGGGCGTCCTGGTGACCGCCGGGTCCGACGGCGCGCTGGTCAAGGCGCTCGAGGAGGCGTTCACGGAGGCCGGCGCCCTCGTCGAGTACGTCGCTCCTGCCGCCGGGCCGCTGAAGCTCAAGGGCGGGCGCAAGCTGGTCCCCGACCACGCGGTCGTCGGAGCGCCGTCGGTGCTGTTCGACGCGGTGGCGGTCGTGCCCTCCGCCGACGGCGCGCAGCAGCTCGCGGAGCGCAAGACGGCCCGCGACTTCGTCGACGACGCGTTCGCCCACCAGAAGTTCCTCGGGTGGTCCGCCGACGCGCAGGCGCTCCTCGACGCGGCCGGGGTGACCCCGGACGACGGCTGCCCGGAGCTAACCACCGGCTCGGTGACCGACTTCCTGGAGCAGTGCGCGGCGCTGCGCCACTGGGAGCGGCCCGTCCAGGACTGA
- a CDS encoding PRC-barrel domain-containing protein, translating to MSDTVWSYRDTTWSQDSDLVGYDVEASDGSIGKIDEASNEASGQWLVVDTGFWIFGKKRLVPAGAVTGIDHEDKTVMVNLSKDQIKSAPDYDKDEWNDDSRGHHTDYYTPYSGR from the coding sequence ATGAGTGACACAGTGTGGAGCTACCGCGACACCACGTGGAGCCAGGACAGCGACCTCGTCGGCTACGACGTCGAGGCGAGCGACGGTTCGATCGGCAAGATCGACGAGGCCAGCAACGAGGCCAGTGGCCAGTGGCTCGTCGTGGACACCGGCTTCTGGATCTTCGGCAAGAAGCGGCTCGTCCCCGCCGGCGCCGTCACCGGGATCGACCACGAGGACAAGACCGTGATGGTCAACCTCTCCAAGGACCAGATCAAGTCCGCCCCGGACTACGACAAGGACGAGTGGAACGACGACTCCCGGGGTCATCACACGGACTACTACACGCCGTACTCCGGCCGCTGA
- a CDS encoding VOC family protein: protein MATLNPYLNFADARAREAMEFYASVLGGDLNVMTFGDMGTEGPMATQVMHGQLETPSGFTLMGADAPPEMVQVTFGDNVSISISGSNEEAEQLRGWFSALSEGGEVRQPLEAAPWGDEFGMFVDRFGISWMFNIAGAVS from the coding sequence ATGGCCACCCTGAACCCCTACCTCAACTTCGCCGATGCCAGAGCGCGCGAGGCGATGGAGTTCTACGCCTCGGTCCTGGGTGGCGACCTCAACGTGATGACCTTCGGTGACATGGGCACCGAGGGGCCGATGGCCACGCAGGTCATGCACGGACAGCTTGAGACGCCTTCCGGCTTCACGCTGATGGGTGCCGACGCACCGCCGGAGATGGTGCAGGTGACCTTCGGCGACAACGTGTCGATCAGCATCTCCGGGTCGAACGAGGAGGCCGAGCAGCTGCGCGGCTGGTTCTCCGCGCTGTCCGAGGGCGGCGAGGTGCGCCAGCCCCTGGAGGCAGCGCCGTGGGGTGACGAGTTCGGCATGTTCGTCGACCGCTTCGGGATCAGCTGGATGTTCAACATCGCCGGCGCCGTGTCCTGA
- a CDS encoding SRPBCC family protein, whose product MSDNKITVQRTIQASSADVFDVLSNPERHVQLDGSGFVISDEKTDRIQGTGDVFTMNMTGDHMGGDYQTENHVTGYSQNQLLAWQTAPAGQEPPGWQWVWELESEGSDSTRVRHTYDWSNVTDEALLKKVGFPLVTEAQLEESLDNLSQAVTGS is encoded by the coding sequence ATGAGCGACAACAAGATCACCGTGCAGCGCACCATCCAGGCCTCGAGCGCCGACGTGTTCGACGTGCTCAGCAACCCCGAGCGCCACGTGCAGCTCGACGGGTCCGGCTTCGTCATCAGCGACGAGAAGACCGACCGGATCCAGGGCACCGGCGACGTGTTCACCATGAACATGACCGGGGACCACATGGGCGGCGACTACCAGACCGAGAACCACGTCACCGGCTACTCGCAGAACCAGCTGCTGGCGTGGCAGACCGCGCCGGCCGGCCAGGAGCCTCCCGGGTGGCAGTGGGTGTGGGAGCTGGAGTCGGAGGGATCCGACTCGACGCGCGTGCGCCACACCTACGACTGGAGCAACGTCACCGACGAGGCGCTGCTGAAGAAGGTCGGCTTCCCGCTGGTCACCGAGGCCCAGCTCGAGGAGTCCCTCGACAACCTGAGCCAGGCCGTCACCGGGTCCTGA
- a CDS encoding SDR family NAD(P)-dependent oxidoreductase, whose translation MTQQQPGIDPEDLATTLRVLASLHHLPGDHPDHVTVKRAASHMYKSIKAERKLAKRAAELAHDRDIIERTATGSPMRIDDETAGIPLVSSAAGAFAGELLVARGCYICKQDFTLVDAFYHWLCPSCAAMSHAKRDQRTDLTGKRALLTGGRAKIGMYIALRLLRDGAHTTITTRFPKDAVRRFSSLPDSEDWIHRLKVVGIDLRDPTQVISLADDVAAAGQLDILINNACQTVRRTPGAYAPLVEAESLPLPDDSVPELVTFDHISEAHPAAIAGALAPTAVAHHEGESEEHAVAVHNAATLTALALKAGHASLDAHLAGTAVDAGGLLPDVQTNNSWTQTVGEVDPLELLEVQLCNSIAPFLLVSRLRPALAAAASAATSRRAYVVNVSAMEGQFSRRYKGSGHPHTNMAKAALNMMTRTSSGEMFETDGILMTAVDTGWITDERPHHEKLRIAAEGWHAPLDLVDGAARVYDPIVLGEDGTDLFGCFVKDYQPSPW comes from the coding sequence GTGACACAGCAGCAACCCGGCATCGACCCCGAGGACCTCGCGACGACGCTCCGGGTGCTCGCGTCGCTCCACCACCTGCCCGGGGACCACCCCGACCACGTGACGGTCAAGCGTGCTGCGTCGCACATGTACAAGTCGATCAAGGCCGAGCGCAAGCTCGCCAAGCGCGCCGCCGAGCTGGCCCACGACCGCGACATCATCGAGCGGACCGCGACCGGGTCGCCGATGCGCATCGACGACGAGACCGCGGGCATCCCACTGGTGTCGAGCGCGGCCGGGGCGTTCGCCGGCGAGCTGCTCGTCGCCCGCGGCTGCTACATCTGCAAGCAGGACTTCACCCTGGTCGACGCGTTCTACCACTGGCTCTGCCCCTCGTGCGCGGCGATGAGCCACGCCAAGCGCGACCAGCGCACCGACCTCACCGGCAAGCGGGCACTGCTCACCGGCGGGCGCGCGAAGATCGGCATGTACATCGCGCTCCGTCTGCTCCGCGACGGCGCCCACACCACCATCACCACCCGCTTCCCCAAGGATGCGGTGCGTCGCTTCAGCTCACTGCCCGACAGCGAGGACTGGATCCACCGGCTCAAGGTGGTCGGCATCGACCTGCGCGACCCCACGCAGGTCATCTCGCTCGCAGACGACGTCGCGGCGGCCGGCCAGCTCGACATCCTGATCAACAACGCCTGCCAGACCGTACGCCGCACACCGGGCGCCTACGCCCCGCTCGTCGAGGCCGAGTCGCTGCCGCTGCCGGACGACTCGGTCCCGGAGCTGGTGACGTTCGACCACATCTCCGAGGCCCACCCGGCCGCGATCGCCGGCGCCCTCGCGCCGACCGCCGTCGCGCACCACGAGGGTGAGTCGGAGGAGCACGCGGTGGCGGTGCACAACGCCGCGACCCTCACCGCGCTCGCGCTCAAGGCCGGGCACGCCTCCCTCGACGCGCACCTGGCCGGCACCGCCGTCGACGCCGGCGGCCTGCTGCCGGACGTGCAGACCAACAACTCGTGGACCCAGACCGTCGGCGAGGTCGACCCGCTGGAGCTGCTCGAGGTGCAGCTGTGCAACTCGATCGCGCCGTTCCTGCTGGTCTCCCGGCTGCGCCCGGCCCTCGCGGCCGCCGCGTCGGCAGCGACCTCGCGGCGGGCGTACGTCGTCAACGTCTCCGCCATGGAGGGCCAGTTCTCGCGGCGCTACAAGGGCTCCGGGCACCCGCACACCAACATGGCCAAGGCCGCGCTCAACATGATGACCCGGACGTCGTCGGGCGAGATGTTCGAGACCGACGGGATCCTGATGACCGCCGTCGACACCGGCTGGATCACCGACGAGCGTCCGCACCACGAGAAGCTGCGGATCGCGGCCGAGGGCTGGCACGCGCCGCTCGACCTCGTGGACGGCGCCGCCCGCGTCTACGACCCGATCGTGCTCGGGGAGGACGGCACCGACCTGTTCGGCTGCTTCGTCAAGGACTACCAGCCGTCCCCCTGGTGA
- a CDS encoding response regulator transcription factor, which yields MVIRVALVNDDEVVVRGLDAMMRSYGHRVEVVELVAGKPVAQPVDVALYDTFGMGQGNGPAVRHLVDSTQVRAVAVYTWNFQPWLTRDTLSQGVRGYLSKSLPAARLVDAVAAISSGQLVVSPSRGRSPLVGGDWPGREEGLTAREAEVLSLITMGLSNQEIAERTLLSLNSIKSYIRSAYRKIDVDSRSRAVLWGVEHGMRADRVRINGSPAREG from the coding sequence ATGGTGATTCGAGTCGCGCTGGTCAACGACGACGAGGTCGTCGTCCGTGGCCTCGACGCGATGATGCGCAGCTACGGCCACCGCGTCGAGGTGGTGGAGCTGGTGGCGGGCAAGCCCGTCGCCCAGCCGGTCGACGTCGCCCTCTACGACACGTTCGGGATGGGTCAGGGCAACGGTCCCGCCGTACGCCACCTCGTCGACAGCACGCAGGTGCGCGCGGTCGCGGTCTACACGTGGAACTTCCAGCCCTGGCTCACCCGCGACACCCTCAGCCAGGGCGTGCGCGGCTACCTCTCCAAGAGCCTGCCGGCGGCCCGCCTCGTCGACGCCGTCGCCGCCATCTCGTCGGGGCAGCTCGTGGTCTCGCCGTCGCGGGGGCGTTCGCCGCTCGTCGGCGGCGACTGGCCCGGCCGCGAGGAGGGACTCACCGCGCGCGAGGCCGAGGTGCTGTCGCTGATCACGATGGGCCTGAGCAACCAGGAGATCGCCGAGCGCACCCTGCTGTCGCTCAACTCGATCAAGTCCTACATCCGCTCGGCCTACCGCAAGATCGACGTCGACTCGCGGTCGCGGGCGGTGCTCTGGGGCGTCGAGCACGGGATGCGTGCCGACCGCGTGCGGATCAACGGCTCGCCGGCCCGCGAGGGCTGA
- a CDS encoding response regulator transcription factor: MNARTAVVVEDDHDVGDAISKLLDQAGFDVVVARTGTEALTLVAESRPDLVTLDLTLPDIDGVEVCRQIRTVTDCYVIVVSGRASEVDRLVGLEVGADDYLVKPFSMRELQARVAALFRRPRSSDPAPGAAAPQLAVDPGPDADPTSFEGCSDLTLNRGAREVRVSGREVDLTRTEFDLLAHLVGNPGVVVPREQLMRAVWASDFVPDSTHVVDVHLANLRRKLRGAASGNQWIRTIRGVGFRFDPCCP; encoded by the coding sequence ATGAACGCACGGACAGCCGTGGTCGTCGAGGACGACCACGATGTCGGCGACGCCATCTCCAAGCTCCTCGACCAGGCCGGCTTCGACGTCGTCGTGGCCAGGACCGGGACCGAGGCGCTCACGCTCGTGGCCGAGAGCCGTCCCGACCTGGTCACGCTCGACCTCACCCTGCCCGACATCGACGGCGTGGAGGTCTGCCGCCAGATCCGCACGGTCACCGACTGCTACGTGATCGTCGTGAGCGGCCGCGCGTCCGAGGTCGACCGGCTCGTCGGGCTCGAGGTCGGCGCCGACGACTACCTGGTCAAGCCGTTCTCGATGCGCGAGCTGCAGGCGCGCGTCGCTGCCCTCTTCCGACGTCCGCGCAGCAGCGACCCCGCCCCGGGGGCTGCCGCACCGCAGCTCGCCGTCGACCCGGGGCCCGACGCGGACCCGACGAGCTTCGAGGGCTGCAGCGACCTCACCCTCAACCGCGGGGCGCGGGAGGTGCGGGTGTCGGGCCGGGAGGTCGACCTGACCCGCACCGAGTTCGACCTGCTGGCCCACCTCGTCGGCAACCCCGGCGTCGTGGTCCCCCGCGAGCAGCTCATGCGCGCGGTGTGGGCCAGCGACTTCGTCCCCGACAGCACCCATGTCGTCGACGTCCACCTCGCCAACCTGCGCCGCAAGCTGCGCGGGGCTGCCTCCGGCAACCAGTGGATCCGCACGATCCGCGGCGTCGGATTCCGGTTCGACCCCTGCTGCCCCTGA
- a CDS encoding response regulator transcription factor, translated as MWGFDVQELHALVVEDDPDISSALVETLEGAGFRVTSALDGRQAVSAAAADPPDLVTLDLTLPHMDGIEVCRRIRETSDCYIVIVSARSDEVDKLIGLEVGADDFVLKPFSPRELRARVAALFRRPRTGTVAEEPVNGRSPQVPSPAQPVDEPSTISAGAGLVINSARREVQIDGSIVELTRIEYDVLEYLATHLSRVCTREEMVLAIWSSALTHDHHLVDVHVANLRGKLRRHTDATWIHTIRGIGYRMDREGDEQQERRAGGGPYLVARIDSEDWARGLDF; from the coding sequence ATGTGGGGGTTTGACGTGCAAGAACTACATGCATTGGTCGTCGAGGACGATCCGGACATCTCGTCAGCGCTGGTGGAGACTCTCGAGGGGGCGGGCTTCCGCGTCACCTCGGCGCTCGACGGACGCCAGGCGGTGAGCGCGGCGGCAGCCGACCCGCCCGACCTGGTGACGCTCGACCTGACGCTGCCGCACATGGACGGCATCGAGGTCTGTCGCCGCATCCGGGAGACCAGCGACTGCTACATCGTGATCGTGTCGGCGCGCTCCGACGAGGTGGACAAGCTGATCGGCCTCGAGGTCGGGGCGGACGACTTCGTCCTCAAGCCGTTCTCGCCGCGCGAGCTGCGCGCGCGGGTGGCGGCGCTGTTCCGACGACCTCGGACCGGGACGGTCGCCGAGGAGCCCGTGAACGGCCGCAGCCCCCAGGTGCCGAGCCCGGCGCAGCCGGTGGACGAGCCGTCCACGATCTCCGCCGGAGCGGGCCTGGTGATCAACTCCGCGCGCCGCGAGGTGCAGATCGACGGCTCGATCGTGGAGCTGACCCGCATCGAGTACGACGTCCTCGAGTACCTCGCGACGCACCTGTCGCGGGTGTGCACCCGTGAGGAGATGGTGCTGGCGATCTGGAGCAGCGCGCTGACCCACGACCACCACCTCGTCGACGTGCACGTGGCCAACCTGCGCGGCAAGCTGCGGCGCCACACCGACGCCACCTGGATCCACACCATCCGCGGCATCGGCTACCGGATGGACCGCGAGGGGGACGAGCAGCAGGAGCGCCGCGCCGGCGGAGGCCCCTACCTCGTCGCCCGGATCGACTCGGAGGACTGGGCCCGCGGCCTGGACTTCTGA
- a CDS encoding GNAT family N-acetyltransferase: MRDAMPDLPEGLTTRPLQKSDAHDVFVLMAAQEQEDIGHVAIEEADIVSDWAKPSHDLGARSVGVWDGDTLVAYAELMGADRADTSVLPSHRGRGIGTWLAHWLVDLGRGVGSSVLGMPVPQGSPGDRLLEELGFRVRWTSWVLKLPEGATIPERTLPEGYVVRTAGADELRAAHDVLEDAFLEWSVRDRETFEDFAAATSGRPGFEPWNLRVALDPDGAVVGVSLVLVSDDGATAYVDRLAVRRDQRNRGIAQALLVDSFARGRQHGTRTSELSTDSRTGALPMYERVGMVVDHVWVNRGIDLA; the protein is encoded by the coding sequence ATGCGAGATGCGATGCCCGACCTGCCCGAGGGACTCACCACGCGGCCGCTGCAGAAGTCCGACGCCCACGACGTCTTCGTGCTGATGGCTGCCCAGGAGCAGGAGGACATCGGGCACGTCGCGATCGAGGAGGCCGACATCGTCAGCGACTGGGCCAAGCCCAGCCACGACCTGGGCGCCCGCTCGGTCGGCGTGTGGGACGGCGACACCCTGGTGGCGTACGCCGAGCTGATGGGCGCCGACCGCGCCGACACCTCCGTCCTGCCGAGCCACCGGGGCCGCGGCATCGGCACCTGGCTGGCCCACTGGCTCGTCGACCTCGGCCGCGGCGTCGGCTCGTCGGTCCTCGGGATGCCGGTGCCACAGGGCTCGCCGGGCGACCGGCTGCTGGAGGAGCTCGGCTTCCGGGTCCGCTGGACGAGCTGGGTGCTCAAGCTGCCCGAGGGCGCCACCATCCCCGAGCGCACCCTGCCGGAGGGCTACGTCGTCCGCACCGCTGGTGCCGACGAGCTGCGCGCGGCCCACGACGTCCTGGAGGACGCCTTCCTCGAGTGGTCGGTGCGCGACCGGGAGACCTTCGAGGACTTCGCCGCCGCGACGAGCGGCCGACCCGGGTTCGAGCCGTGGAACCTGCGGGTGGCCCTCGACCCGGACGGTGCCGTCGTCGGCGTCTCGCTGGTCCTCGTGTCGGACGACGGGGCCACGGCGTACGTCGACCGGCTCGCCGTACGGCGCGACCAGCGCAACCGCGGGATCGCCCAGGCGCTGCTCGTCGACTCCTTCGCCCGGGGGCGCCAGCACGGCACGCGGACCTCCGAGCTGAGCACGGACTCACGCACGGGAGCACTCCCGATGTACGAGCGCGTGGGCATGGTGGTGGACCACGTGTGGGTCAATCGCGGGATCGACCTCGCCTGA